The Caulifigura coniformis genome includes a region encoding these proteins:
- a CDS encoding prenyltransferase/squalene oxidase repeat-containing protein, translating to MSDAPLRSEPYLLRLGSRLGNGLRGLEPARREAHRQYLLSQQNDDGGFTGRIVPDEDDDPDQPPARDSDLYYTSFAVRAMGLLGTFSQDDAERVARYLQAIGRSSASVIDVVSWLYCAVMVQLQGGPDVLADAPADWPQKLAATLEEFRTRDGGYAKTREGAIGSTYHTFLVVLCLELIGQPLPEPDRIVAFLLDRRRDDGGFVEIAPMKNSGTNPTAAAVAVLTLLDAVTDDVRAGVSEFLRGVRGDDGGFQANERIPFSDSLSTFTGYLTCLDLGLTDILGPRQIRKFLAELELKYGGYRAAIWDNAADVEYTFYGLGLTALMRQGEANPPAR from the coding sequence ATGAGCGACGCCCCTCTGCGGTCCGAGCCCTATCTGTTGCGCCTCGGCTCACGGCTGGGTAACGGGCTGCGCGGTCTCGAACCGGCGCGGCGCGAGGCGCATCGGCAGTACCTCCTGTCGCAGCAGAACGACGACGGCGGGTTCACAGGACGCATCGTGCCTGACGAGGATGACGATCCGGATCAACCGCCCGCCCGCGATTCGGACCTGTACTACACGTCGTTCGCCGTGCGGGCCATGGGACTGCTCGGGACGTTCTCGCAGGACGACGCCGAGCGAGTGGCGCGGTATCTCCAGGCGATCGGTCGCTCGAGCGCCAGTGTGATCGACGTCGTCAGCTGGCTCTACTGCGCCGTGATGGTGCAGCTTCAGGGAGGTCCGGACGTCCTGGCCGATGCCCCGGCTGACTGGCCGCAGAAACTCGCGGCCACGCTCGAAGAATTCCGGACCCGAGACGGCGGCTATGCGAAAACCCGCGAGGGAGCCATCGGGAGCACTTATCACACGTTCCTGGTCGTGCTCTGCCTGGAACTGATCGGTCAGCCCCTGCCGGAGCCCGACCGCATCGTGGCGTTCCTGCTCGATCGTCGGCGCGACGACGGAGGCTTCGTCGAGATCGCTCCCATGAAGAACAGCGGGACGAATCCAACGGCCGCAGCGGTGGCCGTTTTGACTCTGCTCGACGCCGTCACGGACGACGTCCGCGCCGGAGTGAGCGAGTTCCTGCGCGGGGTTCGTGGCGACGACGGCGGGTTTCAGGCGAACGAGCGGATCCCGTTCTCGGACAGCCTGTCCACATTCACCGGCTACCTGACGTGCCTCGACCTCGGGCTCACGGACATACTCGGGCCACGGCAGATCCGGAAGTTCCTGGCGGAACTGGAACTGAAATACGGCGGGTATCGCGCGGCTATCTGGGATAACGCCGCCGACGTCGAATACACGTTCTACGGATTGGGGCTAACGGCGTTGATGCGTCAGGGCGAGGCGAATCCGCCGGCGCGGTGA
- a CDS encoding polyprenyl synthetase family protein, translated as MSLSASVDEIPAQSTDAELLQERNGKSASGREKSGRSTSHLKIVPETLEQREHIKREAEGYAAKLDKSRAFTKAQLEQHARKLLEELGQPEKYLGFTMVMIGNFFWKKQFLALPFNRRMLLLPHCLKHADGCPADYDEFGLDCEKCGACSIADYKVRAEQLGYKVLVAEGSPVVLKIIVSGHIDGILGVACLNVLEKAIDKILIAGVPSYAIPLHSGDCKNTTLDEAWVWECLDKYEPLDEPQTASYIPLMRRVQTVFEKQFHSLVPGASETPRAGAASSPLAFTADLAHDWLQNGGKRLRPFVTLAAYDALTGGKAVNARTEEDLPEYGPEVLRVAMAIEAFHKASLVHDDIEDGDDFRYGRRTIHNEHSLGAAINVGDFLIGLGYRLISVNRGLLPNDALADILDRLAQAHLKLCEGQGAELQWTSTKEMLTPLEAMKVYALKTSPAFEAALYAGLRLAGPVDAYESMLTQFCRHVGVGFQILNDLQDWQEHASNKNYTARDAETAKPTLLLALAAAAASPEKKLELDAILSDATPPLARIERLRRLYQELGIFDQARALVEKCRAKAEALADETEPDALRQLLYFLTDTILSQESSEPPQISVVPLSIVTRHASA; from the coding sequence ATGAGCTTGTCGGCGTCTGTTGATGAAATCCCCGCCCAGTCGACCGATGCTGAATTGCTGCAGGAACGAAACGGCAAGTCCGCCTCCGGGCGCGAGAAATCGGGCCGCAGCACAAGCCACCTGAAAATCGTTCCCGAGACTCTCGAACAGCGGGAGCACATCAAGCGCGAAGCCGAGGGCTACGCAGCGAAGCTCGACAAGAGCCGGGCCTTCACGAAGGCGCAGCTCGAACAGCACGCCCGCAAACTGCTGGAGGAACTCGGCCAGCCGGAGAAGTACCTCGGTTTCACGATGGTGATGATCGGGAACTTCTTCTGGAAGAAGCAGTTCCTGGCGTTGCCGTTTAACCGGCGGATGCTGTTGCTTCCGCACTGCCTGAAGCACGCGGACGGCTGCCCGGCAGACTACGATGAGTTCGGGCTGGATTGCGAGAAGTGCGGGGCCTGCTCGATCGCGGACTACAAGGTGCGGGCGGAGCAACTCGGTTACAAGGTGCTCGTGGCCGAGGGGTCGCCGGTCGTTCTCAAGATCATCGTCTCGGGGCACATCGACGGCATTCTGGGGGTGGCGTGCCTGAACGTGCTGGAAAAGGCGATCGACAAGATCCTCATCGCCGGCGTGCCGTCGTACGCAATCCCGTTGCATTCGGGGGATTGCAAGAACACGACTCTCGACGAAGCGTGGGTGTGGGAATGCCTCGATAAATACGAGCCACTCGATGAACCACAGACGGCGAGCTACATCCCGCTGATGCGGCGGGTGCAGACCGTCTTCGAGAAGCAGTTCCACTCGCTCGTGCCTGGAGCGTCTGAGACACCCCGGGCAGGAGCCGCGAGCAGCCCGCTGGCGTTCACGGCGGACCTCGCCCACGACTGGCTGCAGAACGGCGGAAAACGTCTGCGGCCCTTCGTGACACTCGCGGCCTACGACGCGCTGACGGGCGGCAAGGCCGTGAACGCTCGCACGGAAGAGGACCTTCCCGAATACGGGCCGGAAGTGCTGCGGGTGGCCATGGCCATCGAGGCGTTCCACAAGGCATCGCTCGTCCACGACGACATCGAAGACGGCGACGATTTCCGCTATGGCCGCCGGACGATCCACAATGAGCATAGCCTCGGGGCCGCGATCAACGTCGGAGACTTCCTGATCGGGCTGGGATACCGGCTGATCAGCGTGAACCGCGGACTGCTCCCGAACGACGCCCTGGCGGACATCCTCGACCGGCTGGCCCAGGCGCACCTCAAGCTCTGCGAAGGCCAGGGAGCCGAGTTGCAGTGGACCAGCACCAAAGAGATGCTGACCCCGCTCGAAGCGATGAAGGTCTACGCACTGAAGACTTCGCCCGCCTTCGAAGCGGCGCTCTATGCAGGACTGCGGCTGGCCGGTCCGGTGGATGCCTATGAGTCGATGCTGACGCAGTTCTGCCGGCATGTGGGGGTCGGTTTCCAGATCCTGAACGACCTCCAGGACTGGCAGGAACACGCGTCCAACAAGAACTACACGGCCCGCGATGCGGAAACCGCGAAGCCGACGCTGCTGCTCGCGCTGGCTGCGGCTGCAGCTTCGCCGGAAAAGAAGCTCGAGCTCGATGCGATCCTGAGCGACGCAACTCCCCCACTGGCACGGATCGAGCGGTTGCGAAGGCTGTACCAGGAGCTTGGCATCTTCGACCAGGCGCGGGCACTTGTGGAGAAATGCAGGGCCAAGGCCGAAGCACTGGCGGACGAAACGGAGCCCGATGCGCTTCGACAGCTGCTGTACTTCCTGACCGACACGATCCTGTCACAGGAATCGAGCGAGCCGCCCCAGATTTCAGTGGTGCCGCTGTCGATCGTGACGCGTCACGCCTCGGCCTGA
- a CDS encoding prenyltransferase/squalene oxidase repeat-containing protein, translating to MREQAIQEPASNDSLADAQRATTAALLAECGPDGHWIGELSTSALSTATAVMALEWMQRARPELRPTLRLLIENGLHWLARHQNRDGGWGDTVLSMSNIATTMLCDASFRAVDTERYANLLHRSRAWIDAAGGVPALRKRYGKDKTFSVPILTHCALGGVVPWTEVMSLPFELGCLPHRFFQWIRLPVVSYALPALIAIGQLVHTRRPSWNPVLRKVRNLARPKTLDLLTAIQPTSGGFLEAAPLTSFVTMSLAGMGLAQHEVAEKGLQFLIDSVRPDGSWPIDTNLATWVTTLSVNALEENSITPEHAELLLRWLLGQQYRSIHPYTQAAPGGWAWTNLSGGVPDADDTPGAMLAVIKLAGRLGGRDAALESAARESLEAAATWLLDLQNRDGGWPTFCRGWGALPFDRSSNDLTAHALRALHAAQVFDSSVVDERRAATARERGLRFLKKNQGGEGAWRPLWFGNQHARDDENPVYGTSKVLVMAAELGFPTEIDSEKGARWLAGIQNADGGWGGAEGCPSSIEETALATEALLEMGDDGRVAADRGLRYLGQAVRDGRWRNVSPIGFYFAKLWYFERLYPMIFTTSAMNRARKLRRTPDNTKPSVTGGSPH from the coding sequence ATGAGAGAGCAAGCGATCCAGGAACCCGCCTCGAACGACAGCCTCGCGGATGCGCAGCGAGCCACGACGGCCGCGCTGCTGGCGGAATGCGGTCCCGACGGCCATTGGATCGGGGAGCTCTCCACCTCCGCATTGTCGACGGCGACCGCGGTGATGGCGCTCGAATGGATGCAGCGGGCGCGTCCGGAACTGAGGCCGACGCTGCGGCTGCTCATCGAGAACGGTCTGCATTGGCTGGCCAGGCATCAGAATCGTGACGGTGGCTGGGGCGACACCGTCCTGAGCATGAGCAACATCGCGACGACGATGTTGTGCGACGCGTCGTTCCGGGCGGTCGACACGGAGCGATATGCGAATCTGCTGCACCGGTCGCGGGCGTGGATCGATGCGGCCGGTGGTGTCCCGGCGCTGCGGAAGCGTTACGGCAAAGACAAGACGTTCTCGGTTCCGATCCTGACGCACTGCGCCCTGGGAGGAGTCGTTCCGTGGACAGAGGTGATGAGCCTGCCGTTCGAACTGGGTTGCCTGCCACACCGCTTCTTCCAGTGGATCCGACTCCCGGTCGTCAGCTACGCCCTGCCGGCGCTCATCGCGATCGGGCAATTGGTTCACACCAGACGGCCTTCGTGGAACCCGGTGCTGAGAAAGGTCCGGAATCTCGCCCGCCCTAAGACGCTGGATCTGCTGACAGCGATCCAGCCAACAAGCGGCGGGTTCCTCGAGGCCGCTCCGTTGACGAGTTTCGTCACGATGAGCCTGGCCGGAATGGGACTGGCGCAGCATGAGGTCGCGGAAAAAGGACTCCAGTTCCTGATCGACTCGGTCCGGCCGGATGGGAGCTGGCCGATCGACACGAACCTCGCGACCTGGGTGACGACACTTTCGGTCAATGCACTGGAGGAGAACTCCATCACGCCGGAGCACGCAGAGCTTCTTCTGCGATGGCTTCTCGGGCAGCAGTACCGGTCAATCCACCCGTACACTCAAGCCGCCCCGGGAGGCTGGGCGTGGACCAATCTGAGTGGCGGTGTTCCCGATGCGGACGACACCCCGGGCGCGATGCTGGCCGTGATCAAACTCGCGGGACGGCTCGGCGGCAGGGATGCCGCGCTCGAGAGCGCGGCCCGGGAATCGCTGGAGGCGGCGGCGACGTGGCTTCTCGATCTCCAGAACCGCGACGGCGGGTGGCCGACGTTCTGCCGCGGCTGGGGAGCCCTGCCCTTCGATCGCAGTTCCAACGACCTGACGGCCCACGCCCTCCGGGCGCTCCACGCTGCGCAGGTGTTCGATTCCTCCGTCGTCGACGAGCGACGGGCGGCAACAGCGAGGGAACGCGGACTGCGATTCTTGAAGAAGAACCAGGGAGGCGAAGGAGCCTGGAGGCCGCTGTGGTTCGGGAACCAGCACGCGCGGGATGATGAGAATCCGGTTTACGGAACGTCAAAAGTCCTCGTGATGGCGGCCGAACTTGGATTTCCTACCGAGATCGATTCTGAAAAGGGGGCCAGGTGGCTGGCCGGAATCCAGAATGCCGATGGAGGCTGGGGGGGGGCGGAGGGGTGTCCCTCGAGCATCGAGGAGACCGCGCTGGCGACGGAGGCGCTGCTCGAGATGGGGGACGACGGTCGGGTCGCCGCCGATCGGGGACTGAGGTATCTGGGGCAGGCTGTTCGTGACGGTCGCTGGCGAAACGTGTCTCCGATCGGGTTCTATTTCGCGAAGCTGTGGTATTTCGAGCGACTTTATCCGATGATTTTCACGACTTCCGCCATGAACAGAGCGCGGAAGCTGCGGCGTACGCCGGACAATACGAAGCCCTCCGTCACCGGCGGTTCGCCCCACTGA
- a CDS encoding inorganic phosphate transporter yields MLIALLFLAACFVAFTNGANANFKGVASQYGSGTTTLRTALYWGTATTFAGSLAAAFLSHGLINRFGGRGLVPESLIQTPHFLVAVALGAAATSFLATRFGFPVSTTHALVGALCGAGLVGSGSDVHFEVLGKLFLAPLFFSPVIAAVMGGVMYLVMRPLRLAPDHRTRTLDTLHFISSGAASFARGLNDTPKMVALLAAVPNLPVTWGFAVIAVLIALGGLLDADRVAETLGKKVTAMNPGQGLAASIATATLVTTASLHQFPVSTTHVSVGALLGIGVTTRQAKWKTVVEIMLAWVSTVPCAAALGAMFYLLVSRL; encoded by the coding sequence GTGCTGATCGCCCTGCTCTTCCTGGCGGCCTGTTTCGTCGCCTTCACGAACGGCGCCAACGCCAACTTCAAGGGCGTCGCGTCCCAGTATGGCAGCGGGACGACCACGTTACGCACGGCCCTCTACTGGGGGACGGCGACGACATTTGCCGGTTCGCTCGCGGCGGCATTCCTGTCGCACGGATTGATCAACCGCTTCGGCGGGCGAGGGCTCGTTCCCGAGTCGCTGATCCAGACGCCGCACTTCCTGGTCGCGGTGGCGCTCGGGGCGGCGGCGACAAGTTTTCTCGCGACGCGGTTCGGTTTTCCAGTGTCGACCACGCACGCGCTCGTCGGGGCGCTGTGCGGCGCGGGGCTGGTCGGAAGCGGCTCGGACGTCCATTTTGAAGTGCTGGGCAAACTGTTTCTCGCCCCCCTGTTCTTCAGCCCGGTCATCGCCGCAGTGATGGGGGGAGTGATGTATCTTGTGATGCGCCCCTTGCGACTGGCGCCGGACCACAGGACGCGGACGCTCGACACACTGCACTTCATCAGTTCCGGGGCGGCGAGTTTTGCTCGTGGTCTCAATGACACTCCGAAAATGGTGGCCCTTCTCGCCGCGGTGCCTAACCTTCCGGTCACCTGGGGGTTTGCAGTGATCGCGGTGTTGATCGCCCTCGGCGGACTGCTGGACGCCGACCGGGTTGCCGAGACGCTGGGAAAGAAAGTGACCGCCATGAATCCCGGGCAAGGCCTGGCTGCGAGCATTGCAACGGCAACACTCGTCACGACCGCGAGCCTGCACCAGTTTCCGGTGAGCACCACCCACGTCAGCGTAGGCGCGCTGCTGGGTATCGGAGTGACGACGCGACAGGCAAAATGGAAAACCGTCGTCGAGATCATGCTGGCATGGGTGAGCACGGTTCCGTGTGCGGCGGCGCTGGGCGCGATGTTCTACCTGCTCGTTTCACGACTGTGA